One genomic segment of Pseudomonadota bacterium includes these proteins:
- a CDS encoding alpha/beta hydrolase, whose amino-acid sequence MTSRPLPPPPGARGAALAFAALVVVAATGAILASAIQRSFGDVEVTDTALRDDLGRTVAAKLFRPNGASASDRRPGILFVHGYESCRETGDPIAIELARRGAVTLSIDTLGRGNSDDPGMDEEAPGFDTTYGARAALDHLSSLPFVDRDAIALVGHSLGAGISYEIALSDPRVQAIALLGYGFDTRATPSSPRNMLMVIGAWDEFRDRMTGTRDIAAEWMGTEAARGAFAAPHPAIGETYGDFEDGTARRVAVPNVIHIGEPHSEVVVAEVLGWMARALPGVPRDAAATDDQIWPWKEWATLVSMLACLWSLLPLGLLLLAAPPFAPLRGVPTTPDPIARGGLMRHAIVNGLVMWLYLPCALTVFAIHKYVVPVDGAFPMMVVNVTIFWFFVTNAIGILLYRRWARRRPVPDAATPISGSLLARATALALVLFGFAYAWESAFEAALVVDFRFVFAFANDLTPHRAALSLRYLPFILAGFFGLGLFLHARLGLAQRSTWLGTFAATSARNLVVVTAPLVLLLAVQYVPLLTTGAIPLVGPGGMFVLFTFNLFHVVGVLVAVVPLSTGLHMATGRITAGAVLCALLVAWMFASTQVIAPIPID is encoded by the coding sequence ATGACGAGCCGGCCTCTCCCCCCCCCGCCCGGCGCGCGCGGCGCGGCGCTCGCGTTCGCCGCCCTCGTCGTCGTGGCCGCGACCGGGGCGATCCTCGCGTCGGCGATCCAGCGCTCCTTCGGCGACGTGGAGGTGACGGACACGGCGCTGCGGGACGACCTCGGGCGCACCGTCGCGGCCAAGCTCTTCCGGCCGAACGGCGCGTCGGCCTCCGACCGCAGGCCCGGCATCCTGTTCGTCCACGGCTACGAGAGCTGCCGGGAGACCGGGGACCCCATCGCGATCGAGCTCGCCCGGCGCGGCGCGGTGACGCTCTCGATCGACACGCTCGGCCGCGGGAACTCCGACGATCCGGGGATGGACGAGGAAGCCCCGGGCTTCGACACGACCTACGGCGCGCGGGCCGCGCTCGATCACCTCTCGTCGCTCCCGTTCGTCGACCGGGACGCGATCGCGCTCGTCGGCCACAGCCTGGGCGCCGGGATCTCCTACGAGATCGCGCTCTCGGATCCCCGGGTGCAGGCGATCGCGCTCCTCGGGTACGGCTTCGACACGCGGGCGACGCCCTCGAGCCCACGAAACATGCTCATGGTCATCGGCGCCTGGGACGAGTTCCGTGATCGGATGACCGGCACGCGCGACATCGCGGCGGAGTGGATGGGGACGGAGGCCGCGCGCGGGGCGTTCGCCGCGCCGCACCCCGCGATCGGTGAGACGTACGGCGACTTCGAGGACGGGACCGCGCGGAGGGTCGCGGTGCCGAACGTCATCCACATCGGGGAGCCGCACTCTGAGGTCGTCGTCGCCGAGGTGCTCGGCTGGATGGCGCGAGCCCTGCCCGGGGTCCCGCGCGACGCCGCCGCGACGGACGATCAGATCTGGCCGTGGAAGGAGTGGGCGACGCTCGTCTCCATGCTCGCGTGCCTCTGGTCGCTCCTGCCGCTCGGCCTGCTCCTGCTCGCGGCGCCGCCGTTCGCCCCGCTGCGCGGCGTTCCGACCACGCCCGATCCGATCGCGCGGGGCGGCCTCATGCGCCACGCGATCGTCAACGGCCTCGTCATGTGGCTGTACCTGCCGTGCGCGCTCACCGTGTTCGCGATCCACAAGTACGTCGTGCCCGTGGACGGCGCGTTCCCGATGATGGTCGTGAACGTGACCATCTTCTGGTTCTTCGTCACGAACGCGATCGGGATCCTCCTCTACCGCCGGTGGGCGAGGCGGCGCCCGGTCCCGGACGCGGCGACCCCGATCTCCGGATCGCTCCTCGCGCGCGCGACCGCCCTCGCGCTCGTGCTTTTCGGCTTCGCCTACGCGTGGGAGAGCGCGTTCGAGGCCGCCCTCGTCGTCGACTTCCGGTTCGTCTTCGCGTTCGCGAACGATCTGACGCCGCACCGCGCGGCGCTCTCGCTGCGCTACCTCCCGTTCATCCTCGCCGGCTTCTTCGGGCTCGGGCTCTTCCTGCACGCCCGGCTCGGCCTCGCGCAGCGTTCGACCTGGCTCGGGACTTTCGCCGCGACCTCGGCGAGGAACCTCGTCGTCGTCACGGCGCCGCTCGTCCTCCTCCTCGCCGTACAGTACGTGCCGCTGCTCACGACGGGCGCGATCCCGCTCGTCGGCCCGGGCGGGATGTTCGTGCTGTTCACGTTCAACCTGTTCCACGTCGTCGGCGTGCTCGTCGCGGTGGTCCCGCTCTCGACGGGGCTCCACATGGCGACCGGGCGGATCACGGCGGGCGCCGTCCTCTGCGCGCTGCTCGTCGCGTGGATGTTCGCCTCGACGCAGGTGATCGCGCCGATCCCGATCGACTGA